A genomic window from Thunnus maccoyii chromosome 2, fThuMac1.1, whole genome shotgun sequence includes:
- the LOC121888390 gene encoding aminoacyl tRNA synthase complex-interacting multifunctional protein 1-like, translated as MEDATSPNICERMGRGEELSDFQRGTVVGCHLCKKSVREISALLNLPRSTVSSVILKWKRGGITTALPRSGRPHKLKEEDRQVLEQIAVEKCLPSVDALTTEFQSASGADVSSRTVRRELREMGFRGRVSTYNKPAGREKAEKKQAAVSQDEAQVDVSRLDLRVGRIIKALQLPETDSLYMEEVDVGEASPRTVVSELVKHVPVDQMQNRMAVLLCNMKPVKIGGVESQAMVMCASSPDKVEILDPPSGAAPGDRVTFQGFPGEPDKELNPKKKVWEQVQPDLRTDGQCVATYKGAAFEVVSKGVCKAQTMNNSEIK; from the exons ATGGAAGATGCAACCTCTCCAAACATATGCGAGAGAATGGGTCGCGGCGAGGAGCTCAGTGATTTTCAGCGTGGTACTGTCGTAGGATGCCACCTGTGCAAAAAGTCGGTCCGTGAGATTTCAGCCCTGTTAAACCTGCCGCGGTCCACTGTGAGCTCCGTTATCTTGAAGTGGAAACGCGGAGGAATAACGACGGCTCTGCCCCGGAGCGGCCGACCACACAAGCTGAAAGAGGAGGACCGTCAAGTGCTGGAGCAGATCGCGGTGGAGAAGTGTTTGCCCTCGGTAGATGCTCTCACTACCGAGTTTCAGAGCGCGTCTGGAGCCGACGTCAGCTCCAGGACCGTCCGCCGGGAGCTGCGTGAGATGGGTTTCCGCGGCCGAGTATCCACGTACAACAAGCCTGCAG gaagagagaaagcagagaagaagcAGGCAGCCGTCAGCCAAGATGAAGCCCAAGTGGACGTGTCTCGTCTGGACCTGCGTGTTGGACGTATAATCAAAGCCCTGCAGCTTCCAGAGACTGACAGTCTGTACATGGAGGAGGTCGATGTTGGAGAGGCTTCTCCAAGGACGGTGGTCAGCGAACTGGTCAAGCATGTACCCGTAGACCAG ATGCAGAACCGCATGGCAGTTCTGCTATGCAACATGAAGCCAGTCAAGATTGGAGGAGTTGAGTCCCAGGCTATGGTCATGTGTGCCAGCTCACCAGACAAAGTCGAAATCCTTGATCCTCCAAGTGGAGCAGCTCCAGGGGACAGAGTCACTTTCCAGGGCTTTCCAG GTGAACCAGACAAAGAGCTGAACCCCAAAAAGAAGGTGTGGGAGCAGGTTCAGCCAGATTTACGCACGGACGGCCAGTGTGTCGCAACCTACAAGGGAGCTGCCTTTGAAGTCGTCAGCAAGGGAGTGTGCAAAGCCCAAACCATGAACAACAgtgaaatcaaataa